One part of the Eubalaena glacialis isolate mEubGla1 chromosome 19, mEubGla1.1.hap2.+ XY, whole genome shotgun sequence genome encodes these proteins:
- the MYO15A gene encoding unconventional myosin-XV isoform X1 codes for MAKEEEDEKKAKKGKKGKKAPEPEKPKRSLKGTSRLFMGFRDRTPKISKKGQFRSASAFFWGLHTGPQKTKRKKKARTVLKSTSKLMTQMRVGKKKRAMKGKKPSFMVIRFPGRRGYGRLRPRAQSLSKASTAINWLTKKFLIKKAEESGSAQATLDAWLDRSGSRMGSRKLPFPSGAEILQPGGRLRRFPRAHSIYASGEPVGFLPFEDEAPFRHSGSRRSLYGLEGFQDLGEYYDYHREGDDYYDRQSLYQYEEEPYRGAYGLHGPAWPPYDYPHGYPPEDPYDYYGPDYHGGSFYSDYGYRYGYDDYEPPYAPPSGFTSPYGYYDAYAGEAQPHGYYQDSYAPSDALYPPYPPYDLAYDLPYAGPYPDTYGVPYQVPYAEGIYGGGDQAIYPPEGPYLPPEQSAFAYPWVPPPILSPHNPYAHPMDDIAELEEPEEAGGERQGTSFRLPSAAFFEQQGMDKPARSKLSLIRRFRLFPRPQVKLFGKEKLDVPLPPSLDIPLPLGDTDEDEEEDEIPPLPPVPYGHPFWGFLTPRQRRLQRALSAFGAPRGLGFSSDFRRPAPRPATSLARFLKKTLSEKEPIPRLRDSQKARARGPAVREAAYKRFGYKLAGMDPDRPGTPIVLRRAQARVRNNNNSRRPATPPRAPGPAPGPGPAGLTPGLPRPASPYGSLRRHPPPWAAPAHVPLAPQASWWALAEPPPVSPEGPPDPLAFPGPWLSFRGSRRRGAAFGFPGPSPRPSLRSPPRLGYRSPLGPRSPLGPLSPQPSVRRGPFRPPFSPPPRRPRSLREPPSPRRASGRPGAPRSPMLGSPRPPSPPPLLGPSPRNRSLNLPSRLPRTWRSLSEAPTRAVKPRPRQPFPLPPGPGSWRAAAAAAAPVPEHRESQREPEDSETPWTVPPLAPSWDVDMPDTHRPPSPWPGGPGSLRGFSRPPPVPPNPFLQHVGPGLSPAPQPEDPASDSTGIFLGRHHDPGPGQLTKSANPSLKKPEEEACPEDPQPPAEPEPPTLTPPKDFPSERKALRLSFSYPLATSDQMRATWPPWRRWGTLPRAPAPLAPSGAPGPLPKAGEWLQASPGRFAVVMPRVQKLSSFQRACPATLQPPIQEPEPRPRLRAWSLLWSRLWLPAEAHQPCTRVHARPLSCRLGPGAACLPHGGSGEKVGPKGWWNKMHSIRNLPSTRFREQQREDGVEDMTQLEDLQETTVLANLKTRFERNLIYTYIGSILVSVNPYRMFGIYGLEQVQQYSGRALAENSPHLFAIANLAFAKMLDAKQNQCIIISGESGSGKTEATKLILRYLAATNQKRGVTRQIKILEATPLLESFGNAKTVRNDNSSRFGKFVEIFLEGGVISGAITSQYLLEKSRIVFQAKNERNYHIFYELLAGLPARLRQAFSLQEAETYYYLNQGGNCEISGKSDADDFRRLLAAMEVLGFSAEDQDSIFRILASILHLGNVYFEKYETDAQEVASVVSAREIQAVAELLQVSPEGLQKAITFKVTETMREKIFTPLTVESAVDARDAIAKVLYALLFGWLIARVNALVSPQQDALSIAILDIYGFEDLSFNSFEQLCINYANESLQYLFNKIVFQEEQEEYIREQIDWREIAFADNQPCINLISLKPYGILRILDDQCCFPQATDHTFLQKCHYHHGANPLYSKPKMPLPEFTIKHYAGKVTYQVHKFLDKNHDQVRQDVLDLFVRSRTRVVAHLFSSHAPQAAPQRLGKSSSVTRLYKAHTVAAKFQQSLLDLVEKMERCNPLFVRCLKPNHKKEPGLFEPDVVMAQLRYSGVLETVRIRKEGFPVRLPFQVFIDRYRCLVALQHNLPASGDMCVSVLSHLCTVTPNMYRVGISKLFLKEHLHQLLEGMREHVLNLAALTLQRCLRGFFIQRRFRSLRRKIILLQSRARGYLARQRYQQMRRRLVKFRALVHTCTSHRRHLKPRAERRLWVAEARLRGQEELSKRQVVAVGHLEVPVELAGLLRAVAGLRTGQVPRVAPVRTPRLQAEPRVTLPLDINNYPMAKFVRCHFKEPAFGMLTLPLRTPLTRLPAEYHAEAVGIFKLILRFMGDPQLHGARDHVFGNYIVQKGLAVPELRDEILAQLANQVWRNPSAHNAERGWLLLAACLGGFAPSPRLDKYLLKFVSDYGRNGFQAVCQHRLMQAMGQAQQQGPGAARTFPPTQLEWTATQEKAGMALDVGCFNGDQLSCPVHSWSTGEEVAGDVLRHRGLADGWRGWTVAMKKGVQWAELAGHDYVLDLVSDLELLREFPRQKAYFIVGAEGPTAGRGGPRVFGNSWDSDEDVPTRPQPPGHVPIVANSDGYCSHNEDGTNGEIEAQRGTATHQDSDGCGEPAVPHKGLDCYLDSLFDPVLSYGDADLEKPTAIAYRMKGGGQPGGDGSSGSKGTPRRPPEPKPKLIPGLDASTLALQQAFIHKQAVLLAREMTLQAMALQQQPLSPSPRPSPPEKPLAPEARPKFVGTGLPAKPVLLRSAPKPVAPAPLVKAPRPPTKPVAVPILAQGRASPESTSPGLELVRSSTLNSEHFPQPTQQIKDIVRQHQQPPRRGRPKAFRKDGGRVFVKRPDPHEEALMILRGQMSHAAAAPGTQVPREAVALVKPVTSTSRPSVGPTPALSSRSLEPAEDPVQTRLHRLLSPDFYGYQDAPWQIFLRKEVFYPKDSYSHPVLLDLLFRQILHDTLSEACLRISAEERLQMKALFAQNQLDTQRPLVTESVKRAVVSIARDSWEVYFSRLFPATGSVGTGVQILAVSHTGIKLLRVVKGSHEAGGQLRVLRTYSFADILFVTIPSQNMLEFNLASEKVILFSARAHQVKTLVDDFILELKKDSDYVVAVRNFLPEDPALLAFHKGDIIHLQPLEPPRMGYSAGCVVGKKVVYLEELRRRGPDFGWRFGTIHGRVGRFPSELVQPAAAPDFLQLPAEPGRGRAAAVAAAVASTAVASTAAAREVGRRREGPPVRAGSADRGEDGLALPPYTMLEFAQKYFRDPQRRPQDGLRPKSKEGRESRTLEDMLCFTKTPLQDSLIELSDSSLNKMATDMFLAVMRFMGDASLKGQSELDVLCTLLKLCRDHEVMRDECYCQVVKQITDNTSTKQDSCQRGWRLLYIVAAYRSCSEVLQPHLVRFLQDVGRTPGLPFQGIAKACEQNLQRTLRFGGRLELPGSMELRAMLAGRSSKRQLFLLPGGLERHLKIKTCTVALDVVEEICAEMALTRPEAFDEYVIFVVTNRGQHVCPLSRRAYILDVASEMEQVDGGYTLWFRRVLWDQPLKFENELYVTMHYNQVLPDYLKGLFSSMPAGQPGEQQLQQVSKLAALQHRAKDRFYLPSTREAQEYIPAQLHRTVAGSAWLSLLGQHRQQLQALSPHQARAQFLGLLSASPMFGSSFFSVQSCSNVAVPAPCVLAVNQNGLNFLSTETHELMVKFSLKEIQSTRTQRPTASSSYPYVEIALGDAAAQRTVQLQLEQGLELCRVVAMHVENLLSAREKRLTLPPSEITLL; via the exons ATGGCgaaggaagaagaggatgagaagaaagccaagaaggggaagaaggggaagaaggcgCCGGAGCCGGAGAAGCCCAAGCGGAGCCTGAAGGGGACTTCGCGGCTGTTCATGGGCTTCCGAGACCGCACGCCCAAGATCTCCAAGAAGGGGCAGTTCCGGAGCGCATCAGCATTCTTCTGGGGCCTCCACACCGGACCCCAAAAGACCAAACGCAAGAAGAAGGCGCGCACGGTGCTCAAGTCCACGTCGAAGCTCATGACGCAGATGCGCGTGGGCAAGAAGAAGCGTGCCATGAAGGGCAAGAAGCCGTCCTTCATGGTGATCCGCTTTCCTGGCCGGCGCGGCTACGGCCGCCTGCGCCCGCGTGCCCAGTCGCTCAGCAAGGCGTCCACGGCCATCAACTGGCTCACCAAGAAATTCCTCATCAAGAAGGCCGAGGAGTCAGGCAGCGCACAGGCCACGCTGGACGCCTGGCTGGACCGCTCTGGCTCCCGCATGGGCTCGCGCAAGCTGCCCTTCCCGTCGGGCGCCGAGATCCTGCAGCCCGGGGGTCGCCTGCGCAGGTTCCCGCGCGCCCACAGCATCTACGCGTCGGGCGAGCCCGTGGGCTTCCTGCCCTTCGAGGACGAGGCCCCGTTCCGGCACTCGGGCTCCCGCAGGTCGCTGTACGGGCTGGAGGGCTTCCAGGACCTGGGCGAGTACTACGACTACCACCGCGAGGGTGATGACTACTACGACCGGCAGTCGCTGTACCAGTACGAGGAGGAGCCCTACCGGGGCGCCTACGGCCTCCACGGCCCGGCCTGGCCGCCCTATGACTACCCACACGGGTACCCGCCCGAGGACCCCTACGACTACTACGGCCCAGACTACCACGGGGGCTCCTTCTACTCCGACTACGGCTACCGCTATGGCTACGACGACTACGAGCCCCCCTACGCGCCCCCGTCGGGGTTCACGTCTCCCTACGGCTACTACGACGCATACGCCGGCGAGGCGCAACCGCACGGCTACTACCAGGACTCCTACGCCCCTTCCGACGCGCTTTACCCGCCCTACCCGCCCTACGACCTCGCCTACGACCTCCCGTATGCCGGGCCCTACCCGGATACCTACGGGGTGCCCTACCAGG TCCCCTACGCCGAAGGCATCTATGGTGGCGGGGACCAGGCCATCTACCCCCCCGAGGGGCCCTATCTTCCGCCGGAGCAGTCGGCCTTCGCGTACCCGTGGGTGCCGCCGCCCATCCTGTCGCCTCACAACCCGTACGCCCACCCCATGGATGACATCGCGGAGCTGGAGGAGCCCGAGGAGGCGGGCGGTGAGCGGCAGGGCACCTCCTTCCGCCTGCCCAGCGCCGCCTTCTTCGAGCAGCAGGGCATGGACAAGCCCGCCAGGTCCAAGTTGTCCCTCATCCGCAGATTCCGCCTCTTCCCGCGGCCCCAAGTGAAGCTGTTTGGGAAGGAGAAGTTGGACGTGCCCCTGCCGCCCTCCCTGGACATCCCTCTGCCCTTGGGAGATACAGACGAAGACGAAGAAGAGGATGAGATACCGCCGCTGCCCCCGGTGCCCTACGGCCACCCCTTCTGGGGCTTCCTCACGCCGCGGCAGCGCCGCCTCCAGCGTGCCCTCTCGGCCTTCGGCGCCCCCCGGGGCCTGGGCTTCAGCTCGGACTTCAGACGCCCAGCGCCGCGCCCGGCCACCTCGCTGGCGCGGTTCCTCAAAAAGACCCTGTCGGAGAAGGAGCCCATCCCACGTCTGAGGGACAGCCAGAAGGCCCGGGCGCGAGGCCCGGCGGTCAGGGAGGCGGCCTACAAGCGCTTCGGCTACAAGCTGGCCGGCATGGACCCCGACCGGCCCGGCACGCCCATCGTGCTGCGGAGGGCGCAGGCGCGCGTGCGCAACAACAACAACTCCCGCCGTCCGGCGACCCCGCCGcgcgcccccggccccgcccccggccccggccccgccggCCTGACCCCGGGCTTGCCCCGGCCGGCCTCGCCCTACGGCTCGCTCCGCCGGCACCCGCCGCCCTGGGCCGCCCCGGCTCACGTGCCCCTCGCACCCCAGGCCAGCTGGTGGGCCTTGGCCGAGCCCCCGCCCGTGAGCCCCGAGGGGCCCCCTGACCCTCTGGCTTTCCCCGGACCCTGGCTCTCCTTCAGGGGCTCCCGCCGGCGGGGCGCGGCCTTCGGCTTTCCCGGGCCCTCGCCCCGGCCCTCACTGAGGAGCCCGCCCCGCCTGGGGTACCGCTCACCCCTGGGGCCCCGCTCGCCCCTGGGGCCCTTGTCCCCCCAGCCCTCCGTCCGCCGCGGCCCCTTCCGGCCGCCCTTCTCGCCGCCGCCCCGCCGTCCCCGCTCGCTGCGGGAGCCCCCGTCCCCGCGCCGAGCCTCGGGGCGCCCGGGCGCACCCCGGTCGCCCATGCTGGGCTCCCCGCGGCCGCCCTCGCCACCCCCTCTGCTGGGCCCCAGCCCGCGGAACCGCTCGCTCAACCTGCCCTCGCGCCTCCCGCGCACGTGGCGCAGCCTCAGCGAGGCTCCCACCAGGGCCGTGAAGCCCCGGCCGCGCCAGCCTTTCCCCCTGCCGCCCGGCCCTGGGTCTTGGCGGGcggctgccgctgccgctgccccTGTTCCTGAGCACCGCGAGAGCCAGCGCGAGCCCGAGGACTCGGAGACGCCCTGGACAGTGCCCCCGCTGGCCCCCAGCTGGGACGTGGACATGCCTGACACCCACCGGCCACCCTCGCCCTGGCCGGGAGGCCCAGGCAGCCTCCGTGGCTTCTCCAGGCCACCCCCTGTACCCCCAAACCCCTTCCTCCAGCACGTGGGCCCAGGGCTAtcccctgctccccagcctgAAGATCCAGCTTCTGACTCAACCGGTATCTTTCTGGGTAGACACCACGACCCAGGGCCTGGACAGCTGACCAAATCGGCCAACCCGAGCCTCAAGAAGCCTGAAGAAGAGGCCTGCCCGGAGGACCCCCAGCCACCAGCAGAGCCTGAACCCCCGACCCTGACACCCCCTAAAGATTTCCCCTCAGAGCGGAAAGCACTGAGGCTCAGCTTCTCCTACCCGCTGGCCACCTCTGACCAGATGAGGGCCACATGGCCACCATGGCGCCGCTGGGGGACACTGCCCAGGGCCCCAGCCCCCTTGGCGCCGTCTGGGGCCCCAGGACCCCTGCCCAAGGCGGGTGAATGGCTCCAGGCAAGCCCTGGGCGTTTTGCTGTGGTCATGCCTCGTGTGCAAAAGCTGAGCTCTTTTCAGCGAGCTTGTCCTGCTACCCTGCAGCCTCCCATCCAGGAGCCAGAGCCCAGGCCCAGGCTGAGAGCCTGGAGTCTGCTCTGGTCCCGCCTCTGGCTGCCGGCGGAGGCCCACCAACCCTGCACACGAGTACACGCTCGCCCCCTGTCCTGCCGCCTGGGCCCTGGAGCTGCCTGCCTGCCCCACGGGGGCTCCGGGGAAAAGGTTGGCCCCAAAGGCTGGTGGAACAAG ATGCACTCCATCCGCAACCTGCCGTCCACACGGTTCCGCGAGCAGCAGCGGGAGGACGGCGTGGAGGACATGACGCAGCTGGA AGACCTCCAGGAGACCACTGTGCTGGCCAACCTCAAGACCAGATTTGAACGGAATCTCATCTAC ACGTACATCGGCAGCATCCTGGTGTCGGTGAACCCATACCGGATGTTTGGAATCTACGGGCTGGAGCAGGTGCAGCAGTACAGCGGGCGGGCCCTGGCCGAGAATTCCCC GCACCTCTTTGCAATTGCAAATCTCGCCTTCGCCAAAATGCTGGACGCCAAACAGAACCAGTGCATAATCATCAG CGGAGAGAGCGGCTCTGGAAAAACTGAGGCCACGAAGCTGATTCTGCGCTACCTGGCGGCCACGAACCAGAAACGGGGCGTCACACGGCAG ATAAAG ATCCTGGAGGCCACACCCCTCCTGGAGTCCTTCGGTAACGCCAAAACTGTCAGGAACGACAACTCCAGCCGCTTCGGGAAGTTTGTGGAGATCTTTCTGGAAGG GGGCGTGATTTCTGGTGCCATAACCTCGCAGTACCTGCTCGAGAAATCCAGGATCGTGTTTCAG GCCAAAAACGAGAGGAACTACCACATCTTCTATGAGCTGCTGGCCGGGCTGCCCGCCCGGCTCCGCCAGGCCTTCAGCCTGCAGGAGGCCGAGACCTACTACTACCTGAACCAG GGTGGGAACTGTGAGATCTCAGGGAAGAGCGACGCGGACGACTTCCGCCGGCTGCTGGCCGCCATGGAGGTGCTGGGCTTCAGTGCTGAGGACCAGGACAGCATCTTCCGCATCCTGGCCTCCATCCTGCACCTGGGCAACGTCTACTTTGAGAAGTATGAG ACGGACGCACAGGAGGTTGCCTCGGTGGTGAGCGCCCGGGAGATCCAGGCCGTGGCCGAGCTGCTGCAGGTCTCCCCAGAGGGCCTGCAGAAGGCCATCACCTTCAAAGTGACC GAGACAATGCGAGAGAAGATCTTCACCCCCCTGACCGTGGAGAGCGCCGTGGACGCCAG GGATGCCATCGCCAAGGTCCTGTACGCGCTGCTGTTTGGCTGGCTCATCGCCAGGGTCAACGCGCTGGTGTCCCCGCAGCAGGACGCGCTGTCCATCGCCATCCTGGACATCTATGGCTTCGAG GACCTGAGCTTCAACAGCTTCGAGCAGCTGTGCATCAACTATGCAAACGAGAGCCTCCAGTACCTCTTCAACAAGATCGTCTTCCAGGAGGAACAG GAGGAGTACATCCGCGAGCAGATCGACTGGCGGGAGATCGCCTTCGCCGACAATCAGCCCTGCATCAACCTCATCTCGCTGAAGCCCTACGGCATCCTGCGCATCCTCGATGACCAGTGCTGCTTCCCCCAG gccacagaccaCACATTTCTGCAGAAGTGCCATTACCACCACGGCGCCAACCCACTCTACTCCAAACCCAAGATGCCACTGCCCGAGTTCACCATCAAGCACTACGCGGGCAAAGTCACCTACCAG GTGCACAAGTTCCTGGACAAGAACCATGACCAGGTGCGCCAGGACGTGCTGGACCTGTTTGTGCGGAGCCGGACACGG GTGGTGGCACACCTCTTCTCCAGCCATGCCCCGCAGGCTGCCCCTCAGCGCCTGGGCAAGAGCAGCTCCGTCACCCGGCTTTACAAGGCGCACACGGTGGCCGCTAAGTTCCAGCAGTCGCTCCTGGATCTGGTGGAAAAGATGGAGAG GTGTAACCCCTTGTTCGTCAGGTGCCTGAAGCCCAACCACAAGAAG GAGCCAGGCCTCTTTGAGCCAGATGTGGTGATGGCCCAGTTACGCTATTCGGGGGTGCTGGAGACTGTGCGGATCCGCAAGGAGGGCTTTCCGGTGCGGCTGCCCTTCCAGGTGTTCATCGACAG GTACCGCTGTCTAGTGGCCCTCCAGCACAACCTACCAGCCAGTGGggacatgtgtgtgtctgtgctgaGCCACCTGTGCACGGTCACGCCAAACATGTACCGCGTCGGCATCAGCAAG CTGTTCCTGAAGGAGCACCTGCACCAGCTGCTGGAAGGCATGCGGGAGCACGTCCTGAACCTGGCGGCCCTCACGCTGCAGCGCTGCCTCCGCGGCTTCTTCATCCAGCGGCGTTTCCGCTCCCTGCGCCGCAAGATCATCTTGCTGCAGAGCCGGGCCCGTGGCTACCTGGCCAG gcagcggTATCAGCAGATGAGGAGGCGTCTGGTGAAGTTCCGGGCCCTGGTGCACACGTGCACAAGCCACCGGCGTCACCTCAAG CCGAGGGCGGAGCGGAGGCTCTGGGTGGCGGAGGCGCGGCTACGGGGGCAGGAG GAGCTGAGCAAGCGGCAGGTGGTGGCCGTGGGGCACCTGGAGGTCCCGGTGGAGCTGGCTGGGCTCTTGCGAGCAGTGGCGG GCCTCAGGACGGGCCAGGTGCCCCGGGTGGCCCCCGTGCGGACTCCCCGGCTTCAGGCTGAGCCCCGGGTCACGCTGCCCCTGGATATCAACAACTACCCCATGGCCAAGTTTGTCCGGTGCCACTTCAAG GAACCTGCCTTCGGGATGCTGACACTGCCCCTGAGGACGCCCCTCACACGGCTGCCGGCGGAGTATCATGCAGAGGCCGTGGGCATCTTCAAGCTG ATCCTGCGTTTCATGGGCGACCCCCAGCTGCATGGAGCCCGGGACCACGTCTTCGGGAACTACATCGTGCAGAAAGGGCTGGCGGTGCCCGAGCTGCGGGATGAGATCCTGGCGCAGCTGGCCAACCAGGTGTGGCGCAACCCCAGTGCCCACAACGCTGAGCGGGGCTGGCTCCTGCTGGCCGCCTGCCTCGGCGGCTTTGCGCCTTCCCCGCGCCTCGACAAGTACCTGCTCAA GTTTGTGTCTGATTATGGGCGGAATGGCTTCCAGGCTGTGTGTCAACATCGCctcatgcaggccatgggccagGCCCAACAGCAGGGCCCTGGCGCTGCCCGCACCTTCCCTCCGACCCAGCTCGAGTGGACAGCAACCCAGGAGAAGGCCGGGATGGCGCTGGACGTGGGCTGCTTCAACG GTGACCAGCTCTCCTGCCCAGTGCACTCCTGGAGTACGGGGGAAGAGGTGGCTGGAGACGTTCTGAGGCACAG GGGGCTGGCCGACGGCTGGCGGGGCTGGACGGTGGCTATGAAGAAGGGGGTCCAGTGGGCAGAGCTGGCCGGCCATGACTACGTGCTGGACCTGGTGTCGGACCTCGAGCTACTCAGGGAGTTTCCACGACAGAAAGCCTACTTCATCGTGGGTGCAGAGGGGCCCACGGCTGGCAGGGGAGGTCCCAG GGTTTTTGGAAACAGCTGGGACTCGGACGAGGACGTGCCCACTAGGCCCCAGCCCCCGGGGCACGTGCCCATCGTGGCCAACTCTGATGGGTACTGCAGCCACAATGAGGACGGTACAAATGGGgagattgaggcacagagagggacaGCGACCCACCAAG ACTCGGACGGCTGTGGGGAGCCCGCTGTGCCCCACAAAGGACTGGACTGCTACCTGGATAGCCTCTTCGACCCCGTGCTGTCCTACGGGGATGCG GACCTGGAGAAGCCAACAGCCATTGCCTACCGCATGAAAGGGGGAGGCCAACCTGGTGGAGATGGCAGTAGCGGCAGCAAAGGCACCCCCCGGAGACCTCCAGAGCCAAAGCCAAAGCTAA TTCCAGGCCTGGACGCCTCCACGTTGGCCCTGCAGCAAGCCTTCATCCACAAGCAGGCTGTGCTGCTG GCCCGGGAGATGACCCTGCAGGCCATGGCGCTCCAGCAGCAGCCCCTGAGTCCCAGCCCAAGGCCATCGCCCCCAGAG AAACCCCTAGCGCCAGAGGCCCGGCCGAAGTTCGTAGGCACTGGACTCCCGGCCAAGCCCGTGCTCTTGCGCTCCGCTCCAAAGCCTGTGGCTCCCGCTCCTCTGGTCAAGGCCCCGAGGCCCCCCACCAAGCCCGTGGCTGTCCCCATTCTAGCTCAGGGCCGGGCTTCTCCAGAATCCA CTTCGCCCGGCCTAGAGCTGGTCCGGTCCTCGACCCTCAACTCGGAGCACTTCCCGCAGCCCACGCAGCAGATCAAGGACATCGTCAGGCAGCACCAGCAGCCGCCCCGGCGAGGCCGGCCCAAGGCCTTCAG GAAGGACGGCGGGAGGGTGTTCGTGAAGCGGCCAGACCCCCACGAGGAGGCCCTGATGATCCTGAGGGGGCAGATGAGCCATGCAGCGGCAGCACCTGGCACCCAG GTCCCCAGAGAGGCCGTAGCCCTGGTGAAGCCAGTGACCAGCACATCAAGGCCATCCGTGGGGCCCACTCCAG CGCTGTCCTCACGGTCCCTGGAGCCGGCCGAGGACCCCGTGCAGACGCGGCTGCACCGCCTCCTCAGCCCCGACTTCTACGGCTACCAGGATGCCCCCTGGCAGATCTTCCTGCGCAAAGAG GTGTTCTACCCCAAGGACAGCTACAGCCACCCCGTGCTGCTGGACCTGCTGTTCCGCCAG ATCCTGCACGACACGCTCTCCGAGGCCTGCCTGCGCATCTCTGCGGAGGAGAGGCTCCAGATGAAAGCCCTGTTTG CCCAGAACCAGCTGGACACACAAAGGCCCTTGGTGACGGAGAGTGTGAAGCGGGCCGTGGTCAGCATTGCACGCGACAGCTGGGAGGTCTATTTCTCCCGCCTCTTCCCTGCCACG GGCAGCGTGGGCACCGGCGTGCAGATCCTAGCTGTGTCCCACACGGGCATCAAACTCCTGCGCGTGGTCAAGGGCAGCCACGAGGCCGGTGGGCAGCTTCGGGTCCTGCGCACATACAG CTTTGCAGACATCCTGTTTGTGACCATCCCCTCCCAGAACATGCTGGAGTTCAACTTGGCCAGCGAGAAGGTCATTCTCTTCTCAGCCCGAGCTCACCAGGTCAAGACCCTGGTGGACGACTTCATCCTGGAGCTGAAGAAG GACTCGGACTACGTGGTCGCTGTGAGGAACTTCCTGCCTGAGGACCCAGCGCTGCTGGCCTTCCACAAGGGCGACATCATCCACCTGCAGCCCCTGGAGCCACCTCGAATGG GCTACAGTGCTGGCTGTGTGGTCGGCAAGAAGGTCGTGTACCTGGAGGAGCTGCGGCGTCGAGGTCCTGACTTTG GTTGGCGATTTGGGACCATCCATGGGCGTGTGGGCCGCTTCCCTTCCGAGCTGGTGCAGCCTGCGGCTGCCCCCGACTTTCTGCAGCTGCCTGCCGAGCCGGGCCGGGGCCGCGCTGCCGCCGTGGCTGCCGCCGTGGCCTCCACTGCCGTGGCCTCCACTGCCGCTGCCCGGGAGGTGGGCCGCAGGAGGGAG GGTCCCCCAGTCAGGGCTGGCTCCGCGGACCGCGGGGAGGACGGCCTGGCTCTCCCACCGTACACAATGCTCGAGTTTGCCCAGAAGTATTTCCGAGACCCTCAGAGGAGACCCCA GGACGGCCTCAGGCCGAAATCCAAGGAGGGTCGGGAGTCCAGAACCTTGGAGGACATGCTTTGCTTCACCAAG aCCCCGCTCCAGGACTCCCTCATTGAACTCAGCGACAGCAGCCTCAACAAGATGGCCACAGACATGTTTCTAG CTGTGATGCGGTTCATGGGGGATGCCTCGCTGAAGGGCCAGAGTGAACTGGACGTGCTTTGCACCCTCCTGAAG CTGTGCAGGGACCATGAGGTCATGCGGGACGAGTGTTACTGCCAAGTTGTGAAGCAGATCACAGACAACACCAGCACCAAGCA GGACAGCTGCCAGCGAGGCTGGAGGCTGCTGTACATCGTGGCTGCCTACCGCAGCTGCTCCGAAGTCCTCCAGCCACACCTCGTTCGCTTCCTCCAAGACGTGGGCCGGACCCCGGGCCTGCCCTTCCAGG GGATTGCCAAGGCCTGTGAGCAGAACCTGCAGAGGACGCTGCGCTTCGGTGGCCGTCTGGAGCTCCCCGGCAGCATGGAGCTTCGGGCCATGTTG GCCGGCCGCAGTTCCAAGAGGCAGCTCTTTCTTCTCCCCGGAGGCCTCGAGCGCCATCTCAAGATCAAAACGTGCACC GTGGCCCTGGACGTGGTGGAGGAGATCTGTGCTGAGATGGCTCTGACCCGCCCCGAGGCCTTTGATGAGTATGTCATCTTTGTTGTCACCAACCGAG